In one Ischnura elegans chromosome 13, ioIscEleg1.1, whole genome shotgun sequence genomic region, the following are encoded:
- the LOC124170059 gene encoding putative nuclease HARBI1 has translation MPGVLGYVDGTHTAIKAPREEEHLYVNRKLFHSINVQIVSNSDLKIYNILARYPGSSHDSFVWANSAIRQKLAEFWATGERCWLLGDSGYPHEPWLHTPILDAAEGTPEARFTRLHVKARSAAERCIGLLKGRFRCLLQARKMEYDPSKVCQFVNACSVLHNMCMLGGVPYGDDEFHMEDEIDRPPPVEQGARALLLEARAVRGDIIRRLQY, from the exons ATGCCTGGTGTTTTGGGGTATGTTGATGGCACCCATACAGCCATAAAAGCTCCAAGGGAGGAAGAGCACTTATATGTGAACAGAAAGCTATTCCATTCAATTAATGTGCAAATA GTTAGCAACTCAgatctcaaaatttataatattttggcgAGATACCCAGGTAGCAGCCATGACTCTTTTGTGTGGGCTAATTCCGCCATTCGCCAGAAGCTGGCAGAATTTTGGGCTACGGGTGAGAGATGTTGGTTGCTAG GTGATTCTGGTTATCCACATGAGCCATGGCTCCATACCCCAATTTTGGATGCAGCAGAGGGCACACCCGAGGCACGTTTCACTCGCCTTCATGTGAAGGCACGTTCAGCAGCAGAACGATGCATTGGATTGTTGAAGGGAAGGTTTAGATGCCTTCTCCAAGCCAGGAAAATGGAGTATGACCCTAGCAAAGTATGCCAATTTGTCAATGCCTGCAGCGTCCTGCACAACATGTGTATGCTGGGTGGAGTTCCATATGGAGATGATGAATTCCATATGGAGGATGAAATTGATAGACCACCGCCAGTGGAACAAGGGGCTAGGGCCCTGCTTCTAGAAGCAAGAGCGGTGAGGGGAGACATTATCAGACGCCTTCAATATTAG
- the LOC124170058 gene encoding uncharacterized protein LOC124170058: MDWRSDTKQKAMKIRRSAQQTGGGPSSVVPLTALEEKLIAFIGETAVSGIPGIVDPLEIVTVMPDGSLPFFFEEGEASSSGEASTVGDGSTPSTSGMPPPAKKRRICDADLDEKEERALAASKAMADAIQRIAFAVEVVARNSEETRKTLESLTASVKEMKEM; encoded by the exons ATGGACTGGAGGTCGGACACAAAACAGAAGGCCATGAAGATTAGGAGGTCGGCCCAGCAGACAGGGGGAGGGCCATCTTCTGTCGTGCCACTGACTGCCCTCGAAGAAAAGCTAATTGCTTTTATTGGGGAAACGGCAGTTAGTGGCATTCCGGGGATTGTAGACCCCCTTGAG ATAGTGACAGTTATGCCCGATGGGAGCTTGCCCTTTTTCTTTGAGGAGGGAGAAGCTTCATCATCAGGAGAAGCTTCCACCGTAGGAGATGGTTCTACCCCTTCCACCTCGGGAATGCCTCCTCCTGCAAAAAAGAGGAGGATTTGTG aCGCAGATCTTGATGAAAAGGAGGAGAGGGCCTTGGCTGCAAGCAAGGCTATGGCAGATGCTATTCAAAGAATAGCATTTGCTGTAGAGGTTGTAGCCAGGAACTCGGAGGAGACGAGGAAAACATTGGAGAGCCTCACAGCTTCTGTGAAGGAGATGAAGGAAATGTAA